From a region of the Methylomonas rapida genome:
- the lepB gene encoding signal peptidase I has product MFNIKPGKVMQTNHSKYTLARTSTAKQRPYQTRAALLRFIGKALPILLLVLAVERYIGQRFLIGGDDQVDRCLPDKWVYLIDTHNKDIWRGDLIAFRAERMAPFFKDGQIIVKIAAGVTGDTIHVDSQHTTINGERVIDGLPLTEKLNKAPSAFKRHETIPPAAYWVTGQTDKSFDSRYWGYVYDHQVIGRAYALF; this is encoded by the coding sequence ATGTTCAACATCAAACCCGGTAAGGTTATGCAAACCAATCATTCGAAATACACACTTGCACGGACCTCCACTGCCAAGCAGAGACCCTATCAAACCCGTGCCGCATTGCTGCGGTTCATCGGGAAAGCCTTGCCGATATTATTGCTGGTATTAGCGGTGGAGCGCTATATCGGTCAACGCTTTCTAATCGGCGGCGATGACCAGGTCGATCGCTGTCTACCGGATAAATGGGTGTATCTGATCGATACCCACAACAAAGACATCTGGCGCGGCGATTTGATCGCGTTCCGCGCCGAGCGCATGGCACCCTTTTTTAAGGATGGGCAGATCATCGTCAAAATCGCCGCCGGCGTCACGGGCGACACTATACACGTCGACTCGCAGCACACCACGATTAACGGCGAACGGGTTATCGATGGATTGCCACTCACGGAGAAACTGAACAAAGCCCCCTCCGCTTTCAAACGCCATGAAACCATTCCACCGGCCGCCTATTGGGTGACCGGGCAAACCGACAAAAGCTTCGATTCGCGTTACTGGGGCTATGTCTACGATCATCAAGTGATTGGACGGGCCTATGCGTTGTTTTGA
- a CDS encoding TrbC family F-type conjugative pilus assembly protein, which translates to MQAVQAEEAWLQRSQAILQALEGQPRPDWLTGQSEQLDVKRQAQQVLDASQAIRTNVLSTGSKSHLPINPSSKPLTLLFVSFSLSESALKSIFEEASGRDDVLLVFRGPKPGQKLPALMADLKRLLKGIEPLPNIIIDPTRFQRWSVSSVPDIVVEQDGKARLHARGVSSLPWLDEQIKAGKQGDLGALGDVGEITEIDLLEEIKHRMAAIDWKHKQQQAIARFWAQQKFEDLPTAQADRDRTVDLTITAPRDLTAPNGQMIVRAGQTVNPLAKMPFGLCLMVFDATVPAQVELIRHQSCQDKQARVMYLATQLSREAGWEDLKNLETLLKSPVYLLTPDVRRRFQLQQVPAIVEQAGNCLLVRERKLPASTGERS; encoded by the coding sequence GTGCAAGCGGTTCAAGCAGAAGAAGCTTGGCTGCAACGTTCTCAAGCCATTTTGCAGGCCTTGGAAGGACAGCCTCGACCCGACTGGTTGACCGGTCAATCTGAACAGTTGGACGTGAAACGCCAGGCGCAGCAAGTCTTGGACGCCTCGCAGGCGATTCGAACGAATGTTCTATCGACGGGTTCGAAAAGTCACCTGCCGATAAATCCTTCGAGCAAACCACTCACGTTGTTGTTTGTCTCCTTCTCGCTGAGTGAGTCCGCGCTGAAAAGCATCTTCGAAGAGGCCTCAGGCCGAGACGATGTGTTGCTGGTGTTTCGCGGCCCCAAACCTGGTCAAAAACTACCGGCGTTGATGGCCGACCTCAAACGCTTGTTGAAAGGCATCGAGCCGTTGCCCAACATCATTATCGATCCCACCCGTTTTCAACGTTGGTCGGTGTCATCGGTGCCGGATATCGTCGTCGAGCAGGACGGGAAAGCCCGTTTACACGCTCGCGGTGTCAGTAGTTTGCCCTGGCTGGACGAGCAGATCAAAGCCGGCAAGCAGGGTGATTTGGGCGCCTTGGGCGATGTTGGCGAAATTACCGAAATCGACTTGCTCGAAGAGATCAAACACCGGATGGCGGCCATCGACTGGAAACACAAGCAACAACAAGCCATCGCTCGATTCTGGGCACAACAAAAATTTGAAGACTTACCCACGGCTCAGGCCGATCGTGATCGGACCGTCGATCTGACCATCACCGCCCCGCGCGATCTGACAGCGCCAAACGGTCAGATGATCGTCCGAGCCGGACAAACCGTCAATCCGTTGGCCAAGATGCCGTTTGGCTTATGCCTGATGGTGTTCGATGCCACGGTGCCGGCTCAAGTCGAGCTGATTCGGCATCAGTCCTGTCAGGACAAACAGGCCCGTGTGATGTATCTGGCCACGCAATTGTCGCGTGAAGCTGGGTGGGAGGATCTTAAAAACTTGGAAACGCTGTTGAAATCGCCTGTGTATCTGCTGACGCCGGATGTGCGCAGGCGTTTTCAATTACAGCAGGTACCGGCGATTGTCGAACAAGCCGGTAACTGTCTACTGGTTCGTGAGCGAAAACTGCCGGCCTCAACAGGAGAGCGGTCATGA
- the traC gene encoding type IV secretion system protein TraC produces the protein MTTVQRPRADQLFTVLAYEVDHHLFLMADSSIGFGFLCRPLTGADASVSARVNVLLNQDWPTDTLLQVSLWTSPDIEESLAIMQTRRLKQQKSTYKTMTQASVEFLRRGTTKAPEAISGARLRRSHILVSVKLPMASPRPSETDIRRASELQMATQQSLSTIGLYPEVLGADQYVRILNTILNWQPDAGWKDRVVPECDPTQLIRDQLLDYDNALQTDEKGIWLGSKRVKTLSAKRTPDHFYFGSAKSYLGDILSGTRGIRQNALLSLTLHYPDAESTRTRQEGVRQFITNQVNTPIARFLPVLVQRKHHFDVLFDAYRDGDRPIRAYFGVLLFCDEQEEAAAVSNARVYFRELGFQLLEDKYFCLPFFLNCLPFGPERSAIADLKRYRTLATRHAIPLLPLFGDWAGTGTPTLNFVSRNGEHMAVSLFDTTGNYNLCIAAESGKGKSFLTNEIIVSYLTEGAQIWAIDVGRSYENLCEVLEGDFVKFTHGSGICMNPFEIVQNFEEEADMLAGLVSQMAAPTEKLTDFQTAGLKRILKQLWTEKAQSMSVDDIAKCLCTEADQRLKDVGEQLFPFTTRGEYGRYFNGKNNAKFARDFTVLELEELKGRKHLQQVVLLQLIYQIQQEMYLGERNRPKIVIIDEAWDLLTEGDVAKFMEHGYRRFRKYGGAAVTITQSVNDLYRNAAGRAIVENSANMYLLGQKAEVIEGMKQDRRLPLSDGGYELLKTVHTLPGAYSEIFFITEMGSGIGRLIVDPYKRILFSTKPEDVNALKQLRRQGLSLGDAIQKLIDSRCSKPRESTYGS, from the coding sequence GTCCGCGCGGGTCAACGTGTTGCTGAACCAGGACTGGCCGACGGACACGCTGTTGCAGGTGAGCCTTTGGACCTCGCCGGACATCGAAGAGTCGCTGGCTATCATGCAAACGCGGCGCCTCAAGCAGCAAAAGTCGACCTATAAAACCATGACCCAGGCCAGCGTGGAATTCCTGCGGCGGGGTACGACCAAAGCCCCGGAAGCGATTTCAGGGGCACGCCTCCGGCGCAGTCACATTCTGGTGAGCGTCAAACTCCCCATGGCATCCCCCCGACCGAGCGAAACCGACATCCGCCGTGCCAGCGAATTACAAATGGCCACCCAACAATCACTGTCGACCATCGGCTTATATCCGGAGGTTTTGGGTGCCGATCAGTATGTCCGTATCCTGAACACGATTCTCAACTGGCAGCCCGATGCCGGCTGGAAAGACCGTGTGGTCCCCGAGTGCGATCCCACCCAACTCATCCGCGACCAATTGCTGGATTACGACAACGCCTTACAGACCGACGAAAAAGGGATTTGGCTTGGCTCAAAACGCGTCAAGACGCTGTCCGCAAAACGCACACCCGATCATTTTTACTTTGGCAGCGCCAAAAGTTACTTGGGCGACATTCTCTCAGGCACGCGTGGCATTCGCCAGAATGCTTTGCTCAGTCTGACCCTGCATTATCCCGATGCCGAATCAACCCGTACCCGGCAGGAAGGTGTGCGGCAATTCATTACCAACCAGGTCAATACACCAATCGCCCGGTTTTTGCCGGTGTTGGTGCAGCGTAAACACCATTTCGACGTGTTGTTCGATGCCTACCGTGACGGCGACCGGCCAATCAGGGCCTATTTCGGTGTGTTGCTGTTTTGCGACGAACAAGAAGAAGCGGCGGCGGTGTCCAATGCCCGAGTGTATTTTCGGGAGCTGGGTTTTCAGCTGTTGGAAGACAAGTATTTCTGCCTGCCGTTTTTCCTGAACTGTTTGCCGTTCGGGCCGGAGCGTTCGGCGATTGCCGACCTGAAACGCTACCGCACCCTGGCTACCCGGCATGCGATTCCGTTATTGCCGCTATTTGGTGATTGGGCGGGCACCGGTACGCCGACCTTGAATTTCGTTTCCCGTAACGGCGAACACATGGCCGTATCGCTGTTCGATACCACCGGTAACTACAACCTCTGCATTGCCGCCGAATCCGGCAAAGGCAAATCCTTTCTGACCAACGAGATCATCGTCAGTTACCTGACCGAAGGCGCGCAAATCTGGGCGATCGATGTTGGCCGCTCCTATGAAAACCTTTGCGAAGTTCTGGAAGGCGATTTCGTCAAGTTCACTCACGGTTCGGGGATTTGCATGAACCCGTTCGAGATCGTGCAGAACTTCGAGGAGGAAGCCGACATGCTGGCCGGCTTAGTCAGCCAGATGGCGGCGCCGACCGAGAAACTCACCGACTTTCAAACCGCCGGTCTCAAGCGGATATTGAAGCAACTGTGGACTGAAAAAGCCCAATCCATGTCGGTGGACGACATTGCAAAATGCCTGTGTACCGAAGCCGATCAGCGTTTGAAGGATGTCGGCGAGCAGTTGTTTCCATTCACCACCCGAGGCGAATACGGTCGCTACTTCAACGGTAAAAACAACGCCAAGTTCGCTCGCGACTTTACCGTATTGGAATTGGAGGAGCTAAAAGGACGTAAGCATCTGCAACAAGTCGTACTTTTGCAATTGATCTACCAGATCCAGCAGGAAATGTATCTGGGCGAACGCAACCGCCCGAAGATCGTCATCATCGACGAAGCCTGGGATTTGCTCACCGAAGGCGATGTCGCCAAGTTCATGGAACATGGCTACCGGCGCTTCCGGAAATACGGCGGTGCAGCGGTGACGATTACCCAGTCGGTGAACGACTTGTACCGCAATGCTGCAGGCCGGGCCATCGTCGAGAACTCGGCGAATATGTATTTGCTTGGCCAGAAAGCCGAAGTCATCGAAGGCATGAAGCAGGATCGGCGCTTGCCGTTGTCGGACGGCGGCTACGAACTCCTGAAAACCGTGCATACCTTGCCCGGCGCCTATTCCGAGATTTTCTTCATCACCGAAATGGGCTCAGGGATTGGCCGCCTGATCGTCGATCCTTACAAACGCATTCTGTTCTCCACCAAACCCGAAGACGTCAACGCCTTGAAGCAGTTGCGCCGGCAAGGCTTGAGTCTGGGTGATGCCATTCAAAAACTCATCGACAGTCGCTGCAGCAAACCCAGGGAGAGCACTTATGGATCCTAA